Genomic window (Candidatus Nitrosocosmicus franklandus):
TTTAGCTTAAAATTGTAATTTAAAGTCTTTGACGATTCTTTTATCTTTCTCTTGTACCATTGCCTTAGCTCATCTCGAAATAATTTAGAACTCAACTTAGGAACAAGTTTACTAAAGTTGTATAACATAGATGAAACAAGTTCAAAGTTACTAACTTCCTGATTATGATTACTTGACTTTAAGGTTGCTATGTCGTAGTTAATAGTTATTGCTGATGGTGATTTATCTATGATTTGACTTTTAGTAATTTCAAGATCATTATTTGAATTAATACCCATGCCAATAATTACCCGAGTCAACGTACCTCTTTGAATTTCAGTGTCCACAAGAATCCCAGCTACTTTTTTACCATCTACGAGTATATCGTTTGGCCATTTAATTTGAGGGTATATACCAAGATAAGAGCGGATTGATTCCGAAATAACATATATGGTGAGAATTAGCATGGTGAATATTTCAGCTGTTTCTAATCCACTCTCAAAGGCCAATGACATCCAAATTCCGCCCTTCGGTGAAGCCCAATTAGCACCTCTTCTCCCTCGGCCTCCAGTTTGAATATCAGTCATAACAACAAATGGTATGGTCGTATCAGGTTGTTTGCTCAGCACTTGAGCATAATCTTGTGTAGATGACAGAGAATCAAAAAAGTAAAAATTTTTAAAAATAAGTTGATCTGGAAACTTGTTAACGACATTAGATATGAATTCTACTTTTTTTTCATTGGAGCATTGTATTTTAATCACGAAGATCATCTCACCACGTCGATATTGTTCAAGATTACTATAATAATTCCAAGTATTAATGCCACTCCAAATAAGCGTGAAAACAAGACAGCATTGCGCATTATCAAAACATAATTCAAACTTTCATCATCACCTTTCATGCTGACTAGATATCTTTTGAAGTCTACCAATATTTTCAATGCCAATGGCAATACTAAGATAACAGGAAGAATTGAAAGAATATTGCCATCTAGTTCATTAAAAAAAAGTAATGCAGACAAATAAGTCAACATGATCAAACCCATAACAAAATAAAACTTGGCCTGGCTGTCATACACATCCAAAATTATGGCCAAGGTCCTTCTACCTCCTTCTCTGTCTGCCTTTATATCGGGTATTGAATTAATAAACAAGACCATTGACGAAAGTAGGCCTGCAACAACTCCCAAACCAATTGATTCCACCGATACTAAAGATGTTTGGATATAAAAGGTTCCTATAACTATTAACGTTCCTTTAATACCTACAAATAGCTCGCCCAAACCCAGATCTACTAGTTTTGTAGAATAGAGTACAATTGAGATTGCGGCAAAACAAAGAATAATACCAATAATGTATCCTTTTAAGATGACAAATAATCCCCCTATTGTCAAACCTATCAATAGAAATACGATACCTGCTAAGTAAACACTTCTGGGAGTTAACAACCCTTCCGGTAATACTCCTGTCCCACCACTAAATTTCGTTTTCTTTGTCCTTAAATCAATTCCTCGTTTGAAATCAAAATAGTCATTTAATAGATCAACACTACTATGAAGGCAAAATACTCCTAAATAGATTAAAACAGAATTTAAAATACTGAACTGGGATGGATTTGCCCAAATAGCCAAGGCTAGGCCGCAAGAAACCCCAATAGCAGATGCAGCTAAAAATCTATAACGTATTGCTCTAAGCCAAACATTTAATTGAAAATTCAATGCACAACACTCTCGCAATCATACTCACTTTCACTTTCACTTTCACTTGCATCCTGACATTTGTATATACAGTATCACAGTAGTCGTCATCTATCTAAATTGATTTTTTCTTACAGATTCAAATCTATTCAAAACATCTTCGAACTCGGAATGAGTTAGTGTAGGGTACCTTGAGATTAAAATATTTTGATTTGTATGGTCACTACTTTTCTGACCTACAAGGGGTGCTACAATGCCTGGAGTGGAACGCACAAATTGCAACAATCTAAGTGACTCGTATGGTAAGTTAGAGAGAAATCTATCGTTTATTTTTAAGATTAGGAGCTTGCCTTGAAACAAGGGGATACTTGTAAATACGTGAATACCTAAACGATTTGCTGCTTCCAAGATTGAGACATCTTCGGAAGATTCCTCAACTTTTTGATTTCTATATGTAAAAGCCTCTGTCATAAGGGAATTATAAGGTAATTGTATGAACTTGAATCCATTGTCTGTTCCCCCAACTTCGTTTGCAATCTTTACTACGTCTCTTAAAGAAAGGTAATTTGGGTTTCTTGGTTGAGCAGTAAAACAATTCCAAGTTGCCATACCATAATACCGAATTTTACCTCTCTTCCGGTACTCTTCATAAACCTTGAAAACCTTTGAAAGCATCTCATTGTATGTTTCTTTTTCTACCTGATCGTACCAGCTCTCAAAAGAATTATGGATGTACACCAAATCAATTGATTCAAGACCCATATTGCATAAGGACCTATCAATACAATTTGCTATGTAATCAGGATTCATAATATTATAAGAGGGGCTTATATCACCATAATCGACAATATTTCTATCTATATACATCACTTTTAGATACGACTCGATGTCTACATGATTATAGTCACCATCATTAGTAAAATATCCGTTTTTTGTGCAAATAAACAGCTCATTTCTTTGAACAATTCCTTCCTTCATGAGTCTATCAACTGCACGACCGATACTCTTTTCAGAAAGCATCGAGCGATAGTTTAATGCCGTATCGATAACGTTTATGCAACCTTCCTTCACGCTCTTGTAGAGTGAAGATTCCAGATTCTCGTTATCCGTTGAGGAAAGGTTCCCCAAATATGTTCCCATTCCAAGAGATGAAAGATATAAATCCTCTACAAGTTTAAAATGAGACTCATGTACACCTTTTCGAATAGCCCTGTCTTTAAAAGTCGTCGTACCCAAGGAAGTAGAGTGACCAGGATAGAATTTCTTATCAAACGACACTAGATAAATAAATTAGAATATGGATTTATAACTAACTATCTAGTAGGGTAAAATTTGAGCCAACCGAATCTATTGTTTTTCTAACTCAATAATAAAATCTGTTGGGTTCAATTCTATTCCACAGTTAGAACACCTGTTCATGGTATTTCTCAAAACATCTCTTATAGGTTTGACATTTATCATGTGTTTTATTTTGCTATTGCATTTATAACAATAAATTTCAATGATAGGACAAGACATCACTGATTCTATTTTTATTGGCTATAAATTAAATGATGGTAAAAGATCATTGACATAAAACTAAATTCTCTTATAGAGCAATCACCTTTAGGAAATATTAAATATCCATTTAATTTCTTGTCAATTGTGCCAGTAGATCCTGTGTGCGGAATTGAACTAGCCGAAGACTTGGCCACTGTTTTGGAGTTTAATGGTAAGAAATTTTACTTTTGTTGCGAGGGATGTAAGAGAATTTTCCAAAAAAAGCCAAAGAAATATTCAAAGTAATAGAACTTTAATAACGCTCATTTCAAGATAAGTTATGAAAGCTGCAGTTCTCGAGAAAAGTAAGGTTGTAGTAAAAGATATTAATTTGCCAAAAATTGGCAAAAAGGAAATATTGATAAGGATGAAAGCCTGTGGGATTTGTGGTTCAGATTTAGAAAAGGTTTTTGGAAGGTATGGTATGAAATCGTCGAGAATCGGACATGAACCTGTGGGGCAGGTTATGAAAGTGGGCCGGGAAATATCCAATTTTAAAAAAGGAGACAGGGTGTTTGTTCATCATCACGTACCATGTTATTCATGTAGATTTTGCTATAGTGGAGATTATACAATGTGTGACATTTATCAAAAGAGTAACATTGAACCTTGTGGATTATCAGAATTCATTCTTGTTCCTGAATTGAACGTAGTAAAAGGAGGTGTCGTAAAGATCCCCGATGGAATTACTTACGAACATGCTGCTCTCATAGAACCAGTTGCCTGCTGCTTGCGCTCTCTTGATAAGATCGATATAAAAAAATCAGATTCTATATCTATTTTTGGAGCTGGACCTACGGGCCTGATGCATCTGATTTTATTAAAGTGTTCAGGTGTTTCAAAGATTATTGTTGTGGATGTAAACGACTTTAGACTGGACTTTGCCAAAAGAATAGATCCAAACATAACTACTATTGATGTCGGTGCAATGGATGATGAACACTTTCAGAAGAAAATGGAATCAATTGTTGGGAAGGATGGTGTTGACAAATCAATCATTTGTACAAGTAGCAAGTCGGCTTTCATTAATTCACTTGAAATAACTCGACGTGGGGGAACTATTTCGTTATTTGGAGTTCCTCCTAAGGACAAAGGATATGATATAGATTTAAACAAAATATATTCTAAAGAATTAAAAATAATCCCCAGTTATGCAACGTCAGAAAAAGAAATTCATCAGGTCATAAGGTTGATGGAAAACGATATTATTAACTTGGAACCCTTAATTACTCACAAGTTCAGTTTGGCCGAATCTGAAAAGGCCTTTTTGTGTGCTCACAAAGGAAATGATTCTATGAAAATCATCATTACAACTGAATAAAATTTACCAAAATTTTTATAGCTTTTAAATAATTAACTAGAGCAGATAGGTAGATATTTGAAATGGACTGGGGAATGAAAAACAGATTTTCACAAATAATAAAGCCCGAAGATGGACGGTGTGTCATGCTTGCAGTTGACCATGGATATTTTTTGGGACCCACAGAAAGACTCGAAAATCCGAGGGAAACTATTAGACCACTTTTGAATCTTGCAGACTCGTTAATGTTGACCAGAGGAGTACTTCGATCATCAGTTACTCCTGAAAGTAACACACCTATTGTGTTAAGGGTATCAGGTGGCTCCAGTATAATAGGAGAAGATCTTTCTAAGGAAACAATTACTACTTCCATCGATGAAGCAATAAGACTTAATGCTTCTTGTCTAGCATTGTCGATCTTTGTCGGTAGCAAATATGAATATCAGACTCTAAAGAATCTTGCAAAACTCGTAAACGAAGGTGAGAAATATGGAATACCCGTTTTGGCAGTTACTGCAGTCGGAAAGGAAATGGCAAGAGACGCTAGGTATTTGGGACTAGCATGCAGGATTGCAGCCGAGTTGGGAGCTCATATCATAAAAACGTACCATTGTGTAGATTTCAGAAAAGTAGTTGACGGGTGCCCTGTCCCTGTAATTATAGCTGGAGGAAAGAAATTGGCAGAAAGAGATGCATTACAGCTAACCTATAATGCCATCACCGACGGTGCTTCTGGGGTAGACATGGGCAGAAACATATGGCAGTCAGACAATCCAGTAGCGATGATAAAGGCGGTAAGGAAGATAGTGCATGAAAATTTTACAGCCCAGCAAGCGTATGATCATTATTTGGACCTTATTGGTTTAAAAAACACAATTAGAAAAGGTACTTCAGCGAGGACTTGATCTATCATTCATCCATGCATTCATTTTTTTAAATACAATATCAGCAGCCAGCAAACTTTTAACTTTATGATGATGAGATTTCATTGAGATAAGGTTTTCACCACAAGACAAGGTTTTTTTAAAAAAAATTTATAAATTAATCCGCGCTATATTTATTGATGAACTCAAGTGAAACAATAAAACGCACGTTGACGTGTAACAGAATTAGTTATATTAAACGAAGATTCCTACTATAATATTGAGTTCTACAAATTGGAGTTGTTTTAATTATGGTTGAGATGTCTGGTGCTTCAGCCTTAATGGCTGCATTAGAAAAAGAGAAAGTCGAATACATATTTGGACTTCCAGGTGGAGCTAATCTCCCAATTTATGATGCTCTCGTTGATTCCAAAATAAGACATATACTGGTTCGGCATGAGCAGTCGGCAGCTCATATGGCTGATGGATATGCAAGAATAAAAAGGAAAGCAGGAGTATGCTTTGCTACTTCTGGCCCAGGTGCGACGAATTTGGTGACAGGAATAGCGACTGCTTATGCTGATTCTTCTCCAATTATTGCTGTAACGGGGCAAGTTGCTTTGCCAATGATAGGTAAAGATGCCTTTCAAGAAACTGATATAATTGGAGTAACAAACCCAATTACAAAGTACGCTTTCCAACCTCGTAAAGCCACTGAGATACCAGAAATGGTAAAAAAATCATTTTATATTGCAGAAAGTGGAAGGCCTGGGCCTGTGCTTTTGGATATTCCTAAAGATGTGCAACAAGAGGTAGCCAATATGGAATTTCCTGATTATATCAAGGTAAGAGGCTATAATCCTGTAGTTGATGCAGATTTATCAGAGATCAATAAAGCTTGTGAACTGTTACTTAAAGCAGAAAAACCAATAATAATGGCTGGAGGAGGAGTAATACTTTCAGGTGCATTCTCTGAATTGCAGGCGTTGGCTGAATTACTATCTATTCCGGTGGTAACAACATTTAAGGGAAAAGGAGCCTTTCCCGAGAATCATCAGTTGGCTTTGGGACCCATAGGAATGCACGGACACGCAGAAGCAAACAAAATGGTATTAGAAGCTGACTGCATAGTGGCCATTGGAGCGAGATTCTCTGACAGGACTGTGGGGAGGTTTGACGAATTTGGAAAGGATATTAATGTTATCCATTTTGATGTTGACCCAGCAGAGATAGGAAAAAATAAATCAGTAAATGCTGCTGTTATAGGAGATGTCAAATCCTCTCTGAGATCACTTATTAAGCTTATTCCCAAGAATTTTAAGAGAAATGAAGAAATATCAAAGTTGTGGTTGGCAAGAAAAAGAGAATTGGTAACCTATTATGAGGATAGTATCAAAGATTATTCTCGAGAAATTACTGCCAAAAAATCATTAAAGAAATTGCGCGAAATACTTCCTCCTGAAGGTATCGTTACTACCGAAGTCGGTCAATGCCAAATGTGGGCATCGCTTCATTTTGATGTGATAACACCTGGAACCTTTTTTAGTTCAACGGGCCTAGGAACAATGGGATTTGGTTTTCCAGCTTCCATAGGTGCAAAGGCAGCAAAAAGTAGTGTTCCAGTTGTAGATATAGCAGGCGATGGATCATTTAGCATGACAGAAAACTCTCTTGCCGTTTCGGTTTTAGAAAACTTGCCTGTTATCGTATTCTTACTCAACAATCAAATGCTTGGAATGGTTGCTCAATGGCAAAGAACTTTCTATAACAGACGATATAGCGGAGTCCATCAAAAGAATTGCCCGGATTATTGTAAACTTGCTGAATCGTACGGAGCACAGGCATTCAGAGTTGGGTCAATGGATGAACTTGAAAAGGCATTAAAAAATTCGATAAAATCAGATGTTGCTACTGTTATTGATATACCAATCGATCCGGATGAAGATGTTTATCCATTTGTCGCACCAGGAACCGGCCTTAAGGACATGATTATTGGAGCGTGAAAGAAAATGATAGACAAAAAATCAATTTTTGATGAAGACCCAAATAAGATGTATATTCTTTCAGTAATTGTAGAAAATAAACCTGGTGTTTTATTTAGAGTCACCAATCTTTTCAGATCAAGGAATTTCAATATAGAAAGCATAACGGTAGGATTAACCGAAAAACCAGACCTTTCTCGAATGACAATTACTACTGTATCAGATGTAAAGACTTTAGAACAACTTGTAAAACAGTTGCGAAAGTTGATTGATGTTATTCAGATAAATGTATTAAATAAAGAGAATGCTGTGTACCGGGAATTAGCCTTAATCAAGTTGAATGCCAAGGATCCAACTACAAGAATCGAGATAGCAAATTTCGCCTCAATATACAGAGGAAATATAACGGACATAAGTAATGAAACTATTACAGTAGAAATAATCGGTACTCCTGACAAGATAGATGCGTTTAAGAATTTGGTTTCAAGTTATGGTATCATTCAGTTAGCCCGTACGGGTGTATCCGCTTTACCGCGAGGAGCAGTAGACGATGACCTTTAGTAACACGATCAGGATTTTTGATACTACATTAAGGGACGGAGAGCAGACGCCTGGTGTTACTGTTTCACCAGATCAAAAGCTTGAAATAGCTATGAAATTAGATGAATTGGGGGTAGATACTATAGAGGCAGGTTTCCCCGTTGTATCACCTGGTGAGATGCAGGCAATTAAAAAAATAGTGAAACAAGGCCTCCGAGCCGAAGTATGTGGACTGGCCCGTACTACAAAAAACGACATAGACACAGCGTTAATTAGTGATTTGAAGTATATTCATACATTCATAGCGACCTCCGATATTCACATGCAATACAAGCTTAAGATGAGCAGAGAACAGGTTTTGGAAAAAGCCCTCTTTGCAGTGGAGTACGCAAAAAAGCATGGGATGATAGTAGAATTTTCGGCAGAGGATGCTACAAGAAGCGACAGAGCTTTCTTAAACAAAATTTTTAAGGCAGTTGCAGAAGCCGGGGCTGATAGAATAGATATCCCAGATACTGTCGGTTACAGTACTCCACAATACATGTCAAAATTAGTAACGGATGTGATAAACTCTACAGGTCTACCAGTGAGCGTTCACTGTCACAACGATTTCGGATTAGCCGTTGCAAACTCTATCGCAGGATTTCAGGCTGGCGCCAAGTGTGCACATGTAACTATCAACGGACTAGGAGAGAGAGCAGGCAATGCATCCCTAGAGGAACTTGTAATGGCATGTCAATGTCTTTACAAATTAAAACACAACATAAAAACAGAACTCTTGTATGAAGTATCTAAATTCGTATCTAGTGCAATGGGAATCATTGTACAACCAAATAAGGCAATTATCGGCGAGAATGCATTTGGTCATGAATCTGGAATTCATACTCACGGTATCATCAATAATCCCTTAACATATGAACCAATTAGTCCAGAACTTGTTGGAAGAAAACGTTGGATGCAAGCTGGAAAACATGCCGGTGCGCATGGTATAAAAGCAATACTGGATGAATTTGGAATTAGTACTAACGAGGCTCAATTAAAAGAGATTGTAGAAAAACAAAAGGTAATTGCAGACGCTGGTAAATCGATAACAACTTCCGACCTTTTGTCACTGGCTTCGGAGGTGATTAAAAATAAGCGGTTTGACGAGAGTTTTAAGTTAAATGACTTCCATATTGTTACTGGATTGAACATCATTCCTACCGCAGTAGTAAAGCTGAATATTCATGATAAAGATTTTATAGCTTCTGAAACCGGCGTTGGTCCCGTTGATGCAGCATTGAAGGCGATTCAAACCATAGCTCATGGAATAGCAAATATCAAGATAAGAGAATACAAGCTTGATTCTATCACTGGTGGCTCTGATGCGCTTGCTGAGGTTTCCGTTAAAGTAGAGGACAAGGAAGGCAATATAATTTCAGCCAGAAAATCTGGCGAAGACATTGTAGTAACATCAGTTCAAGCAATGATTGATGCTATCAACAAGACAATGCTTAAAAAATTGATAGAAAAAAATAACTAGGCAAAGTAATTAATAGGAATTTAGATCTTTGAGGTAAATCTTTGATGGCCACTTACAATATTTCACTATTAGTAGGAGACGGCATAGGTCCCGAACTGTCTACTTGTGCTGAAGAAATCCTACAATATATTCATGACAACTCGAATAGATTGAAATTCAATATTACAAAAGTAGAAGCAGGAGACAATGCCAAACAAAAATATGGAAAGGCGTTACCAAATGAAGCGTTTGACAAGATAAAAAATTCTCAAGCATGTCTAAAATCCCCAGTCGGAGAATCGGCTGCTGACGTTGTATTAGTATTAAGAAGATATTTTGATCTTTATGCAAATGTAAGGCCTTCTAAAAATTACGCCAATATTCCATCCATTTCAAGCAATGTGGACATGGTCACCGTTAGAGAGAACACTGAGGATTTGTACCTTGGTTGGGAATTCTTTTCTGATGATGATACAGTAATATCACTCCGCAAAATTAGCAAGGTTGCTTCAAGAAGAATTGCAGAATACGCTTTTAAAATAGCAAATTCCAGAAAAGGCAAGAAGGTAACGATAGTTCACAAATCAAATGTTTTAAGATTAAGTGACAGATTGTTCATTGACATGTCCAAAGAAATTGCCAAAAAATATCCAAATATAGAATTTGAGGAGATGTATGTAGATGCATGCTCAATGGAGCTCATAAGAGATCCAAATAGATTTGACACGATTCTAACCTCAAATCTATTTGGTGATATAATATCAGATGAAGCTGCACAGGTAACAGGAAGTATTGGCCTTGCTCCAGCCGCAAATGTCGGCAAAGACTTTGCAATGTTTGAACCAGTACATGGTGCTGCATTTGATATAGCAGGTAAGAACGTTGCCAATCCAACTTCATTCATTTTGGCAATAAAAATGATGTTTGACTGGCTTGGCGAAAAATGTGATGATAACGACCTGAAATTGCAATCAATCAAGTTTGAGAATTCGATCGACGAAATGTTTACTAAAAATATAAAGACGAAAGATATTGGCGGCACACTTTCAACTGCCGAGTTTAATCAAAGTTTCTTGAAGATCCTAAAAGACAAAGGAATTGACTAGGCATCATCACTTGTAATTTTATTTTCATTATCGATCAGCTCCAAGAGATTTTTTAAAATCCTTGCTGTAGCACCCCATATCAAGTGACCCCCTACTAAGAATCTGTACATTTGATAGTTCGAGCTTGAATGTTCATTATCTAATTCTACTGATTGTATCAATTTTTCCAAAGGTATCTCAATGATTTCTTCAACCTCTTCATTTGGTATAAATTTATCTTGTTTGCTTGTCATAATCACAACAAATGGAAAAATCAATATCTTTGTTGTATAGGTATTAGTTGGGGTGAGGCATCCCAATACATTCTCTTTACTGACCAGTAGACCTATTTCTTCATAAGTCTCTCTTATGGCTGTATCCAATAAAGAATTATCGCAAGCAGCAATTCTGCCTCCAGGAAAAGATATTTCTCCTGCATGATTTCTTAATTTAGAACTCCTCTTAGTGAAAATAACAACCGGAATGTTCATCTGATCATAATAAACTATTACCAAAACACTTGAAGTCTCATCTTTACTTGTTCCAAATTTCTCAGGCAAATTGAATGCACATCTATCCCTAGGCATGGGTATTTTTCTATGTACTAGTTCACAAAATTTTTTTTCTGACAGCAAGCACCTGATCATAAATTGAATCAAAGATTTTATAAAACTTTTTTTACGTAAGGTAACTCAGTATCTTAAACGACTATATGAACATAATCTATGAATTAAATCCCCCAAAAATCCTTCATGGTGAAAGTATAAATCTAGTTACACTAAGAAATGAAGTAGAGAAATTTCTGTCCAGAGCGTCCATCGTATTGGGGATTACAAGTCATGTGCATCTGACAGATTCTGTCTTAGGCATGCCAAGATTGTCTAGTATTACTGCGGCACAATTGATATCAAAAGAAATCGAAAAGCATACAATTAATTTGACTTGTAGTATGAGAACAAGAGACAGAAATATGAATTCAATAATCCAGTCGGTCGCCGATTCTATAATACTAAAAATCAAAGGGTTATTATTCATACAAGGAGACAAACCGAATTATGGTTCATGGGATATTAGTTCATGCTCGCCAAAACCTACAGAAGTAATCAGAACCCTGAATTCTTTAGGATTTGGAAATTTGATTAATTTAGATTTATCAATACCTAATAACATATCAAACATTAGTAACTTTCAAAAAAAGGTAAGATCAAAACCAAGCAGATTGTTCACTCAATCGGTCGGCTCGATTGAAGAAATCAGAAAGTTAAAGGCATTGCTTGAAACCGAATGCAATCAAGTCGAAGATAATAATACTGGAAAAGGTATCAGGAACGGCATCAACCTCATACCATGTATCATGGTACCTTCACCAAAAAATCAAAAGGCTGCAAATATGATAGGATTAGACTGGAGTTTATATGAGCACAATTTTTTTGAATTCATCGAACAGATAAGAGACCTGGGGATTACCGAAATATTATTGACATCTCCAAACAGTTTTGACGAAGGGGTAGAAGTCCTTAAAAAAATTTTAAATTAAACTTCTTTCTCTACGCTACAGGCTCTTCTTGTAAGGAGTTATTTCACTTTTTAATTCATCTAAAACCAGGCGGTTGTATTCAAAGAGATTTGAATCTTCTGTCAAACGTGGTCTTCTATAATCTATTGTTATTTCTTTTTTAACCTTAGCAGGTCGCTTGGTAAAAACGACGACTTTATCACCAAGGCAAATAGATTCTGAAATATTATGAGTTACAAAAACAATTGTCTTCCTAGTTTTAGCCCAAATTAATTGAAGTTCAACAAGCAATAGATCCCTAGTTTGAGAATCAAGAGCAGCAAAAGGCTCGTCCATCAATAAGACATCTGGATCCATTACCAAAGCTCTCGCAATTGCCACTCTCTGTTTCATACCCCCTGATAACTGATAAGTATATGACTTTGAAAATTTACTGAGATCCATCATCTCTAAATAGTGCATAGCTATCTGGTTTCTCTTTTCTTTTTCTACTCCCACCATTTTTAAACCGAATTCTACGTTGTCTATAACACTTAGCCATGGAAACAAAGCATTTTCCTGAAATACCATTATACGGTCTGGACCCGTGCCAGAAACAGGTCTTCCATTTAATATTAATTCCCCTTCGGTCGGCTTATCCAAGCCTGCGATAATATTTAGCAGAGTTGATTTACCGCATCCGGAAGGTCCCACAAAGCATACAAACTGCCCCTCTTCAATTGAAAGGTTAACATTATCTACAGCCAAAACTCTCTTTTTTTCTCCTGCAGAGGAATTTACTGCAAAAGCTTTTGTAATATTTTTCAATTCCAGCTTGCTCAATGAAATTAAATTATATTGACATTTCATCAATATAATTTAAAGGAAAAAAGCCCAACGAAGATCTAATAGAGTAGCGTTACATTGACTGCCAAAGGACCGCCTTCTTTCAACCTCAT
Coding sequences:
- the lsrF gene encoding 3-hydroxy-5-phosphonooxypentane-2,4-dione thiolase, giving the protein MDWGMKNRFSQIIKPEDGRCVMLAVDHGYFLGPTERLENPRETIRPLLNLADSLMLTRGVLRSSVTPESNTPIVLRVSGGSSIIGEDLSKETITTSIDEAIRLNASCLALSIFVGSKYEYQTLKNLAKLVNEGEKYGIPVLAVTAVGKEMARDARYLGLACRIAAELGAHIIKTYHCVDFRKVVDGCPVPVIIAGGKKLAERDALQLTYNAITDGASGVDMGRNIWQSDNPVAMIKAVRKIVHENFTAQQAYDHYLDLIGLKNTIRKGTSART
- a CDS encoding alcohol dehydrogenase catalytic domain-containing protein, which gives rise to MKAAVLEKSKVVVKDINLPKIGKKEILIRMKACGICGSDLEKVFGRYGMKSSRIGHEPVGQVMKVGREISNFKKGDRVFVHHHVPCYSCRFCYSGDYTMCDIYQKSNIEPCGLSEFILVPELNVVKGGVVKIPDGITYEHAALIEPVACCLRSLDKIDIKKSDSISIFGAGPTGLMHLILLKCSGVSKIIVVDVNDFRLDFAKRIDPNITTIDVGAMDDEHFQKKMESIVGKDGVDKSIICTSSKSAFINSLEITRRGGTISLFGVPPKDKGYDIDLNKIYSKELKIIPSYATSEKEIHQVIRLMENDIINLEPLITHKFSLAESEKAFLCAHKGNDSMKIIITTE
- a CDS encoding prenyltransferase encodes the protein MNFQLNVWLRAIRYRFLAASAIGVSCGLALAIWANPSQFSILNSVLIYLGVFCLHSSVDLLNDYFDFKRGIDLRTKKTKFSGGTGVLPEGLLTPRSVYLAGIVFLLIGLTIGGLFVILKGYIIGIILCFAAISIVLYSTKLVDLGLGELFVGIKGTLIVIGTFYIQTSLVSVESIGLGVVAGLLSSMVLFINSIPDIKADREGGRRTLAIILDVYDSQAKFYFVMGLIMLTYLSALLFFNELDGNILSILPVILVLPLALKILVDFKRYLVSMKGDDESLNYVLIMRNAVLFSRLFGVALILGIIIVILNNIDVVR
- the ilvB gene encoding biosynthetic-type acetolactate synthase large subunit, which gives rise to MVEMSGASALMAALEKEKVEYIFGLPGGANLPIYDALVDSKIRHILVRHEQSAAHMADGYARIKRKAGVCFATSGPGATNLVTGIATAYADSSPIIAVTGQVALPMIGKDAFQETDIIGVTNPITKYAFQPRKATEIPEMVKKSFYIAESGRPGPVLLDIPKDVQQEVANMEFPDYIKVRGYNPVVDADLSEINKACELLLKAEKPIIMAGGGVILSGAFSELQALAELLSIPVVTTFKGKGAFPENHQLALGPIGMHGHAEANKMVLEADCIVAIGARFSDRTVGRFDEFGKDINVIHFDVDPAEIGKNKSVNAAVIGDVKSSLRSLIKLIPKNFKRNEEISKLWLARKRELVTYYEDSIKDYSREITAKKSLKKLREILPPEGIVTTEVGQCQMWASLHFDVITPGTFFSSTGLGTMGFGFPASIGAKAAKSSVPVVDIAGDGSFSMTENSLAVSVLENLPVIVFLLNNQMLGMVAQWQRTFYNRRYSGVHQKNCPDYCKLAESYGAQAFRVGSMDELEKALKNSIKSDVATVIDIPIDPDEDVYPFVAPGTGLKDMIIGA
- a CDS encoding biotin--[acetyl-CoA-carboxylase] ligase, which produces MIKIQCSNEKKVEFISNVVNKFPDQLIFKNFYFFDSLSSTQDYAQVLSKQPDTTIPFVVMTDIQTGGRGRRGANWASPKGGIWMSLAFESGLETAEIFTMLILTIYVISESIRSYLGIYPQIKWPNDILVDGKKVAGILVDTEIQRGTLTRVIIGMGINSNNDLEITKSQIIDKSPSAITINYDIATLKSSNHNQEVSNFELVSSMLYNFSKLVPKLSSKLFRDELRQWYKRKIKESSKTLNYNFKLKDKEYTGKIVLVNDDGSILVRNSGPSLDNKLIRIESVFDFSSV
- a CDS encoding YHS domain-containing protein — encoded protein: MPVDPVCGIELAEDLATVLEFNGKKFYFCCEGCKRIFQKKPKKYSK
- a CDS encoding aldo/keto reductase; this translates as MSFDKKFYPGHSTSLGTTTFKDRAIRKGVHESHFKLVEDLYLSSLGMGTYLGNLSSTDNENLESSLYKSVKEGCINVIDTALNYRSMLSEKSIGRAVDRLMKEGIVQRNELFICTKNGYFTNDGDYNHVDIESYLKVMYIDRNIVDYGDISPSYNIMNPDYIANCIDRSLCNMGLESIDLVYIHNSFESWYDQVEKETYNEMLSKVFKVYEEYRKRGKIRYYGMATWNCFTAQPRNPNYLSLRDVVKIANEVGGTDNGFKFIQLPYNSLMTEAFTYRNQKVEESSEDVSILEAANRLGIHVFTSIPLFQGKLLILKINDRFLSNLPYESLRLLQFVRSTPGIVAPLVGQKSSDHTNQNILISRYPTLTHSEFEDVLNRFESVRKNQFR
- the ilvN gene encoding acetolactate synthase small subunit is translated as MIDKKSIFDEDPNKMYILSVIVENKPGVLFRVTNLFRSRNFNIESITVGLTEKPDLSRMTITTVSDVKTLEQLVKQLRKLIDVIQINVLNKENAVYRELALIKLNAKDPTTRIEIANFASIYRGNITDISNETITVEIIGTPDKIDAFKNLVSSYGIIQLARTGVSALPRGAVDDDL